In the genome of Vicia villosa cultivar HV-30 ecotype Madison, WI linkage group LG7, Vvil1.0, whole genome shotgun sequence, one region contains:
- the LOC131618041 gene encoding MLO-like protein 1, giving the protein MGAGGEGTDLQFTPTWVVASVCTILVAVSFALVRGLHHLGKFLKRKNQESLFQALQKIKEELMLLGFISIFLAQAQNVIVEICVPEKMMHHMLPCKLDEREYEQSVVKSKPKPVAHFQTFFSSNDVFGNARRLLGGNDDHKLEQHGYCASKGKVPLLSLEGLHRLHIFIFVLAICHVAISVLTIVFGGLIIRKWKHWEHSIVVDEEENESQHDPERAEEVTHVHEHEFIQYHFFGFGKNSAVIGWVRSFFKQFYGSVTKLDYVTLRRGFIMTHCRGNRTFNFHKYMNRALEEDFKKVVGISWYLWIFVVIFLLLNIHGWHAYFWIAFIPIIFLLAVGTKLQHVIIQLAHEVAENNSSIEGELVVQPSNDHFWFNRPRIVLYLIHLTLFEISFEIAFLFWILVTYGFDSCIMEQIQYSIPRLTVGVVIQMLCSCSTLPLYALVTQMGSDFNKAIFVEEIQTRLVGWAQKAKQGVQQNQSSQGSVHNSSDATIEMGSAERRGSVDRMSTATPMTTTPEERRGSVDRMTATPEEDNDGIVAIDEEANVR; this is encoded by the exons ATGGGTGCTGGTGGAGAAGGAACCGATTTGCAATTTACTCCTACATGGGTTGTTGCTTCTGTTTGCACTATCCTTGTCGCCGTTTCATTTGCTCTTGTACGTGGTCTTCATCATCTTGGCAAGTTTCTTAAGAGGAAAAATCAAGAATCACTCTTTCAAGCCTTACAAAAAATCAAAGAAG AGTTGATGCTGTTGGGTTTTATTTCGATATTTCTGGCTCAAGCACAAAATGTGATTGTAGAAATCTGTGTTCCAGAAAAAATGATGCATCATATGCTTCCTTGTAAACTTGACGAAAGAGAATATGAACAATCAGTTGTAAAATCAAAACCAAAACCAGTTGCACATTTTCAGACTTTTTTCTCTTCCAACGATGTTTTCGGCAATGCTAGACGCCTTCTTGGTGGTAATGATGATCATAAATTGGAACAACATGGCTACTGTGCTTCCAAG GGAAAGGTACCTCTATTATCATTGGAAGGACTGCATCGCCTGCATATCTTTATTTTTGTCCTAGCTATTTGTCATGTGGCCATATCTGTTTTGACTATTGTTTTTGGAGGATTAATC ATTCGTAAATGGAAGCACTGGGAACACTCTATTGTTGtagatgaagaagaaaatgaatcaCAACATG ATCCGGAGCGGGCGGAGGAGGTGACTCATGTTCATGAGCACGAATTTATACAGTATCACTTTTTTGGTTTTGGCAAAAATTCTGCTGTAATAGGATGGGTG aGATCATTTTTCAAGCAATTTTATGGATCTGTGACAAAGTTGGATTATGTAACATTAAGGCGAGGTTTCATTATG ACTCATTGTAGGGGAAATCGAACGTTTAATTTTCATAAGTACATGAATCGTGCACTTGAAGAAGACTTCAAGAAAGTTGTTGGTATAAG TTGGTATCTTTGGATCTTTGTGGTCATATTTTTGTTGCTTAATATCCATG GTTGGCATGCATATTTCTGGATTGCCTTCATTCCTATTATT TTTCTACTTGCTGTTGGAACCAAGCTACAACATGTAATAATTCAATTAGCTCATGAAGTAGCTGAAAATAATTCATCCATAGAAGGTGAATTAGTAGTTCAACCATCAAACGATCACTTCTGGTTTAATCGTCCTCGCATCGTCCTCTACTTGATTCACTTGACCCTTTTCGAAATTTCTTTTGAGATAGCCTTCCTTTTCTGGATACTG GTAACATATGGCTTTGATTCATGTATAATGGAACAAATCCAATACAGTATTCCAAGGCTCACTGTTGG GGTAGTTATTCAGATGCTATGTAGTTGCAGTACCCTACCACTGTATGCACTTGTTACACAG ATGGGAAGTGACTTTAACAAGGCGATATTTGTTGAGGAAATACAAACACGACTCGTTGGTTGGGCGCAAAAAGCAAAACAAGGAGTACAACAAAACCAATCTTCACAAGGAAGTGTTCACAATAGTTCAGATGCTACCATTGAGATGGGGTCAGCAGAAAGAAGAGGCTCAGTAGACAGAATGTCGACAGCTACCCCAATGACAACTACCCCGGAAGAGAGAAGAGGGTCAGTAGACAGAATGACAGCTACCCCAGAAGAAGACAACGACGGCATTGTCGCTATAGATGAAGAAGCGAATGTAAGATGA